The Nicotiana sylvestris chromosome 6, ASM39365v2, whole genome shotgun sequence genomic sequence taGAAGCACACTGTTTTGATGCAAATACCAGAAAATCTTCAGAACACAGTCATAAGAACGTAACTAAGCCCCTACCCGCCAcaaagaataataaaaataatttttatataccAACTGTCACAATAAAATTCCCGTAAAAATTCATTTTTCACAATAAATTCCCACGAAAATTCTAAAATTCAATTCAGACACCATTGTAAAATTTCCCCCTTTCTTCTTCCAACGAAGCAGCAAAAACTCATTCAGCCAGAGGTTCAGCAACTATGTAAATTCAAAATAGGGCAAAGTCAGACATAATTTTTCTCTAAGATGCAAACGCCTACCAAATCTAGAGCGGAGATGAAGCTTCGTGGCATAGACAGTCAATTAAATTGATTCGAATATGACCTTATTAAGTGTAtacattttaaatatttttagaacCCGTTTGACTGTGAAAGTTTTTACACTTTTTTtcgaaaaaacttcatttatttcgaaatcagtgtttggctatagaatttttaatttttacatgAAGATCAATTTTTTTTTCCGAAAATTTAGAAAACTCCAAaagctattttttataatttgcactcatatcactcacaaaaattaaaaaacaacTAAATTTtttattcatgtccaaacaccactctaattttcaaataccattttcacttgaaaaaaaatgttcactttttttaaaaaatttacaattcttatgtccaaacgcccacttagcaCATGTATACATAGTTATTCAAGATTGAAAAAAAATAAGTTCAATTCAGCCCACAGAACTCGTCCTCGATTCGCATCCATCTATTTTTTGAGGGAAGAATTGGGAACTAATGACTCGTTTCGTTGGAAAGAAGTTATCCCAGGATTAATTATTTCAGGATTAATTATACCGAGATTAATTATTCCATCCTTCCATGAGGATTAAAAAATACTACAATCCCAGATAACTAATCACCGGATTAATTATACCGCATTTTTATCCAAATCAAATATGAGATAAACTCTTCTTAAATTTAATCCCGAAATTAATTATTCCTtatccctcgtaccaaacgaACCCTAAGGaaaaaattatatacaaaaaCTGAGAATAtataagaaattaaattaagGATGAAATTGGgtgtaaaaaaattaaataaatatgaggGTTTAGAAGAAGTACCTAATAAATCAAGCTCCCTTTTCAAATGAGATTTGTCCAAATAAGCAGAAAGAGATCTACTTGATCCTTTCCTACAATACAATAAGCAAAGAGTAGCCCACAAAGCAAAGAAAATCACCAAAGCCAAAGGAAAACCAAAGAAGAACCAAGTGCTGAAACTTATAGGCTTTTCTTGAGGAAAATAACTCTTCCACAATCCCACCAATATCAAATTGACACCTGTCCCAGTTAATGTACTCATTCCTCCAATTGATGCAGAATATATAACCCCTAAAATAACTGCTTTACAGAAGTTGGTTACAAGCTGATCGGAATATTCCGGCTGGCTCCGGTTAACCGACGGCAACCGTTGCAAGATTCCGGTGGCCACCGGCATCATCATCACGGTGGCTGCCACGTTGTGCATCCACATGCTGACGAAGAAAGTGGTGCCACAGATCCCGAGAAGAAGAAGTGGTGGATTCAATGGATTCCCACAGAATAAGAGGTCGTTTGGTAGAGTGCGTTAGAGAAAAAAATGCATGCATTGGctttgtgtattagtaatgctttgtttggtacactttttcaacctatgtataactaatacaagtattaatTATACACCCTATTtagtattatcctatgtatagctaatgcatagaaaactatGACATTAGTTATacaaaggctattaatgcatgcattagtatgg encodes the following:
- the LOC104249673 gene encoding tonoplast dicarboxylate transporter-like yields the protein PNDLLFCGNPLNPPLLLLGICGTTFFVSMWMHNVAATVMMMPVATGILQRLPSVNRSQPEYSDQLVTNFCKAVILGVIYSASIGGMSTLTGTGVNLILVGLWKSYFPQEKPISFSTWFFFGFPLALVIFFALWATLCLLYCRKGSSRSLSAYLDKSHLKRELDLLAEYYTRTTLAFSKSLLKARAT